From Dioscorea cayenensis subsp. rotundata cultivar TDr96_F1 chromosome 13, TDr96_F1_v2_PseudoChromosome.rev07_lg8_w22 25.fasta, whole genome shotgun sequence, the proteins below share one genomic window:
- the LOC120274857 gene encoding cysteine-rich and transmembrane domain-containing protein WIH2-like, whose protein sequence is MSYTPPPPQGYPSKDGHPPPGYAQGYSAQGYPPSGYPPPSYGPPPGYPPQGYAPYPPPQYVQAPPPQRPTTGSSFCEGCLAALCCCCLLDTFF, encoded by the exons atgAGCTACACACCGCCGCCGCCTCAAG GGTATCCATCCAAGGACGGTCATCCACCTCCCGGCTATGCTCAGGGCTATTCGGCCCAGGGGTATCCTCCGTCAGGATATCCTCCTCCGAGTTATGGGCCGCCTCCCGGGTACCCTCCACAAGGGTATGCCCCTTACCCTCCGCCGCAGTACGTTCAAGCGCCGCCTCCTCAACGGCCGACCACCGGCTCTTCCTTCTGCGAAGGATG TTTGGCTGCTCTTTGCTGCTGTTGTCTGTTAGACACCTTCTTCTAA